From one Luteipulveratus mongoliensis genomic stretch:
- the modA gene encoding molybdate ABC transporter substrate-binding protein, producing the protein MSALRTGTAVLTATTLAAGLSGCGDDDKPAGRTKVVTVLAAASLTEAFGDIKKKVEAEHSDVEVRVSFAASSTIVQQVNNHVDADIVALADEKAGKTLKPDAIKGAKPTLFATNQLMIATPADNPGKVADLASLQSGSIDTVLCAPQVPCGRAAKSVLDKGHVKPHVVSYEQDVKATLSKVRLGEADAAIVYVTDVAAAGKSVHGITIKPDQNVTTRLPVYSLNNDEATKAFLDALNSSAGRKVLTDRGFGTP; encoded by the coding sequence ATGAGCGCTCTCCGCACCGGCACGGCCGTCCTGACCGCCACGACGCTCGCTGCCGGCCTCAGCGGCTGCGGCGACGACGACAAGCCCGCGGGGCGTACGAAGGTGGTCACCGTGCTCGCAGCGGCGTCGCTGACCGAGGCGTTCGGCGACATCAAGAAGAAGGTCGAGGCCGAGCACTCGGACGTCGAGGTGCGAGTGAGCTTTGCGGCGAGCTCGACGATCGTGCAGCAGGTGAACAATCACGTGGACGCCGACATCGTCGCCCTCGCGGACGAGAAGGCGGGCAAGACGCTCAAGCCGGACGCCATCAAGGGCGCGAAGCCCACGCTGTTCGCCACCAACCAGCTCATGATCGCCACGCCGGCCGACAACCCCGGCAAAGTCGCCGACCTCGCGAGCCTGCAGTCCGGGTCGATCGACACCGTGCTCTGCGCGCCGCAGGTGCCGTGCGGCCGAGCCGCCAAGTCGGTGCTCGACAAGGGCCACGTCAAGCCGCACGTCGTGTCCTACGAGCAGGACGTCAAGGCCACCCTGTCCAAGGTTCGCCTCGGCGAGGCGGACGCAGCGATCGTCTACGTCACCGACGTCGCTGCCGCGGGCAAGTCGGTCCACGGCATCACGATCAAGCCGGACCAGAACGTCACCACTCGCCTCCCGGTCTACTCCCTCAACAACGACGAGGCGACCAAGGCCTTCCTCGACGCGCTCAACTCCTCAGCAGGCCGCAAGGTGTTGACTGACAGGGGCTTCGGCACCCCGTGA
- a CDS encoding acetylxylan esterase — MVLKDQTCQRCDVFAAYDHYAGPKELDVYPYNAHEGGAADAEIASVLWLQEHWT; from the coding sequence ATGGTGCTCAAGGACCAGACGTGCCAGCGGTGCGACGTCTTCGCCGCCTACGATCACTATGCCGGGCCGAAAGAGCTCGATGTCTATCCGTACAACGCGCACGAGGGCGGCGCGGCTGATGCCGAGATCGCCTCCGTGCTATGGCTTCAGGAGCACTGGACATGA
- a CDS encoding HNH endonuclease signature motif containing protein, giving the protein MAEATAQVRDELLDRVPPGPAADAVRAVASAVEALGALPSSLHQVGSAELAGVVQLLGQVTDRAEACLVMATAEALQRGVIRESQAASPAQWVASHAGRVEPGEASRVAAVATAVNDPDNVLLRDAVATAECSPRAAQVSLRELAKILPVLPDFARAECLAYFLQVAAAGGGAKELRHLSRWLVATYAGDRLERDDAALERVEELSWSDLPGGLRRFIVDLAPANAARLVAAIQAGAAPRPVIDPDTGASSPDPRSPGKRRADAFMDLIDLATSADTSTSHGSTTKLVVTMDLDDLRAEATGNAQAAATSAGRDAGTAGRDAGTAGRRSRGGQGGGGLGVTSLGDTIDAGTIRRMACDADIIPMVLGSRSEPLDVGREQRLVKDGLRAAVVARDRCCTFPGCDRPPSFCEVHHVQPWYAGGRTSLLNSALLCRRHHTIAHRDVLTATVTPFEVSWHLDGSLGITARSVAMSAPTRGP; this is encoded by the coding sequence ATGGCCGAGGCGACTGCGCAGGTGCGCGATGAGCTGCTGGACCGGGTCCCACCCGGTCCAGCAGCCGACGCGGTGCGCGCCGTCGCCTCCGCTGTCGAGGCATTGGGCGCGCTGCCGTCTTCGTTGCACCAGGTTGGGTCGGCTGAGCTGGCCGGTGTGGTGCAGCTGCTGGGTCAGGTGACCGACCGGGCGGAGGCGTGCCTGGTGATGGCCACGGCGGAGGCGCTGCAGCGGGGCGTCATTCGTGAGTCGCAGGCGGCCAGCCCTGCCCAGTGGGTGGCCTCGCACGCGGGACGAGTCGAGCCGGGGGAGGCGTCCCGGGTCGCGGCGGTGGCCACGGCGGTCAACGACCCGGACAACGTTCTGCTGCGCGATGCAGTCGCGACGGCCGAGTGCAGTCCACGGGCGGCGCAGGTGAGTCTGCGGGAGCTGGCCAAGATCCTGCCCGTGCTGCCCGATTTCGCCCGGGCTGAGTGCCTGGCCTACTTCTTGCAGGTCGCCGCGGCTGGTGGTGGGGCTAAAGAGCTGCGGCATCTGTCGCGGTGGTTGGTCGCGACGTATGCCGGTGACCGGCTCGAGCGTGATGACGCAGCTCTGGAGCGGGTCGAGGAGTTGTCGTGGTCGGATCTGCCGGGCGGGTTGCGCCGGTTCATCGTGGATCTGGCGCCGGCGAACGCGGCACGGTTGGTTGCTGCGATCCAGGCCGGTGCCGCCCCGCGACCGGTGATCGACCCCGACACCGGGGCCTCTTCCCCGGATCCGCGCAGTCCGGGTAAGCGCCGCGCGGATGCGTTCATGGACCTGATTGATCTGGCGACATCCGCCGACACCTCCACCTCGCATGGTTCGACGACCAAGCTGGTGGTCACGATGGATCTGGACGACTTGCGTGCCGAGGCCACCGGCAACGCCCAGGCAGCCGCAACCAGCGCCGGCCGGGACGCAGGCACCGCAGGCCGGGACGCAGGCACCGCCGGCCGCCGTAGCCGTGGTGGTCAGGGCGGTGGCGGGTTGGGGGTGACGAGTCTGGGCGACACGATCGATGCTGGCACGATCCGGCGGATGGCGTGCGACGCGGACATCATCCCGATGGTCCTCGGCTCCCGCTCCGAACCGCTGGACGTCGGGCGGGAGCAACGCCTGGTCAAGGATGGGCTCCGGGCCGCGGTCGTCGCCAGAGACCGGTGCTGCACCTTCCCGGGCTGCGATCGGCCGCCCAGCTTCTGCGAGGTCCACCACGTCCAACCCTGGTACGCCGGAGGCCGCACCAGCCTGCTCAACTCCGCGCTGCTCTGCCGGCGGCACCACACGATCGCGCACCGCGATGTCCTGACCGCGACCGTCACGCCCTTTGAGGTCAGCTGGCACCTGGACGGCAGTCTTGGCATAACGGCACGGTCCGTGGCTATGTCCGCTCCGACGCGCGGTCCGTGA
- a CDS encoding uracil-DNA glycosylase, which translates to MPARPLTELVHPSWAAALAPAQDHLTRLGEFLRTEIADGRPYLPAGEHVLRAFGRPLDDVRVLIVGQDPYPTPGHAVGLCFSVAPDVRPVPRSLQNIYAEMESDLGLTKPEHGDLSRWADQGVLLLNRVLTVRPGAPGSHRGQGWEHVTATAISALVNRGGPLVAVLWGRDARNLAPHLGAIPRIESAHPSPLSARSGFFGSRPFSRANELLEQQGAGPIDWSLA; encoded by the coding sequence ATGCCCGCACGGCCGCTCACTGAGCTCGTTCACCCCAGCTGGGCGGCTGCCCTCGCCCCCGCGCAGGATCACCTCACCCGACTCGGGGAGTTCTTGCGCACCGAGATCGCCGATGGGCGGCCCTACCTACCCGCAGGCGAGCACGTGCTGCGCGCCTTCGGCCGGCCGCTGGACGACGTACGCGTCCTCATCGTCGGTCAGGACCCCTACCCGACCCCGGGCCATGCCGTCGGACTGTGCTTCTCTGTGGCCCCAGACGTACGGCCGGTGCCGCGCAGCCTGCAGAACATCTACGCCGAGATGGAGTCCGACCTCGGCCTCACCAAGCCCGAGCACGGCGACCTGTCGCGGTGGGCCGACCAGGGCGTACTCCTGCTCAACCGCGTGCTCACCGTCCGACCCGGCGCCCCCGGGAGCCACCGCGGACAGGGCTGGGAGCACGTCACCGCCACCGCGATCAGTGCGCTGGTCAACCGTGGTGGTCCGCTCGTCGCGGTCCTCTGGGGTCGCGACGCCCGCAACCTGGCACCTCACCTCGGGGCGATCCCGCGGATCGAGAGTGCCCATCCCTCTCCGCTGTCGGCTCGCTCCGGCTTCTTCGGCTCGCGACCCTTCAGCCGCGCCAATGAGCTGTTGGAGCAGCAGGGAGCCGGCCCGATCGATTGGTCCTTGGCATGA
- a CDS encoding ABC transporter ATP-binding protein yields the protein MAGVARREDFTLDVELDVAPGEVVAILGPNGSGKTTLINTIAGLGGLAEGTLTGPNAVAVESDSVWDAPGERRWVTPRDRHVGLVLANALLFPHLTCRDNVAFGPRSRGAARSAARDRAADELAAVGLADRSGARPAQLSTGQAQRVALARALATSPGVLLLDEPLSALDPETRGTTRVALARRLADFAGSTVLVTHDPLDALTLADRLVFLDSGQIVQTGTPAEVVSRPRNPYVARVVGLNLWRVRRTSDHTVAPLDTDVSIQVAELPDSSDLWLTVRPSAVALWPQEPHGSPRNAWQLEVASVELAGQSARVSLTGQLDLVAEVTAAAVAELGLAQGRLVWATVKATEAAAYEA from the coding sequence ATGGCTGGGGTCGCCCGACGCGAGGACTTCACGCTCGACGTCGAGCTCGATGTCGCGCCTGGCGAAGTGGTCGCGATCCTTGGCCCCAACGGCAGCGGCAAGACCACGCTGATCAACACCATTGCCGGCCTCGGCGGTCTGGCCGAAGGCACCCTCACCGGACCGAATGCCGTCGCAGTGGAATCGGATTCGGTCTGGGATGCTCCCGGCGAGCGCCGGTGGGTCACGCCCCGGGACCGCCACGTCGGGCTCGTTCTGGCGAACGCCCTGCTCTTTCCGCACCTCACGTGCCGGGACAACGTGGCGTTCGGGCCGCGCTCGCGCGGGGCCGCCCGCAGTGCTGCCCGAGACCGGGCGGCCGACGAGCTCGCAGCGGTGGGGCTGGCCGACCGCTCAGGGGCGCGACCTGCGCAGCTGTCGACCGGTCAGGCCCAACGGGTCGCACTCGCTCGTGCGCTGGCCACCAGCCCGGGCGTACTCCTCCTCGACGAGCCGCTGTCGGCGCTTGACCCCGAGACCCGCGGCACGACACGCGTGGCCCTGGCTCGCAGGCTGGCCGACTTCGCCGGCTCCACCGTGCTGGTCACGCACGACCCGCTCGACGCCCTCACACTCGCTGACCGGCTCGTCTTCCTCGACTCCGGGCAGATCGTCCAGACCGGTACGCCGGCCGAGGTCGTCTCCCGTCCGCGCAACCCTTACGTCGCGCGGGTCGTCGGCCTCAACCTGTGGCGAGTGCGGCGTACCTCCGATCACACAGTGGCGCCGCTCGACACCGACGTCAGCATCCAGGTCGCCGAGCTCCCCGACAGCAGCGACCTGTGGCTCACGGTCCGCCCGAGCGCCGTCGCGCTCTGGCCGCAGGAACCGCACGGCTCCCCCCGCAACGCGTGGCAGCTCGAAGTCGCCTCCGTCGAGCTGGCCGGCCAGTCCGCCAGGGTGAGCCTCACGGGGCAGCTCGACCTGGTCGCCGAGGTGACTGCGGCTGCGGTCGCCGAGCTCGGCCTCGCCCAAGGACGCCTCGTCTGGGCGACGGTCAAGGCGACGGAGGCGGCGGCGTACGAAGCCTGA
- a CDS encoding hydroxyacid-oxoacid transhydrogenase, which translates to MTQYNPTRPEQIYTYGAPQLKFGPGASDEIGYDLSVTGAKRALIVTDAGVAATGGPQRVADQMSQFGVEATVFDGSHVEPTDESLDQAIAWAREHGPYDAFVAVGGGSSIDTAKAINLMTTNDGELMDYINAPVGGGRAPSQPLKPLIAVPTTTGTGSESTTICVLDVLSQKVKTGISHARLRPTQAVIDPELTLSQPAGVTACAGMDILCHALESYTARPYTSYEHKEASERVPYCGSNPIADMWSEKAMELLAGAFRRAVRNGDDRQARLDMAMAATFAGMGFGNAGVHIPHANAYPIAGQVKGFRPADYPQDEPMIPHGMAVSLTAPAAFRFTFEAAEDRHLKAARLLDPDAATTDDPADQLPSVLTSLMRDIGIPAGIGAVGYDEGDIPSLVEGTMKQQRLLTTSPRPATEDDIAAIFKASVQLW; encoded by the coding sequence ATGACGCAGTACAACCCGACCCGACCCGAGCAGATCTACACCTATGGCGCACCCCAGCTGAAGTTCGGCCCGGGCGCGAGCGACGAGATCGGCTACGACCTGAGCGTCACGGGTGCCAAGCGCGCCCTCATCGTGACTGATGCGGGTGTCGCAGCCACTGGCGGACCCCAGCGAGTTGCCGATCAGATGAGCCAGTTCGGTGTGGAGGCAACGGTTTTCGACGGCAGCCACGTCGAGCCGACGGACGAGAGTCTTGACCAGGCGATCGCCTGGGCGCGCGAGCACGGACCGTACGACGCGTTCGTCGCCGTTGGTGGTGGGTCCAGCATCGACACGGCCAAGGCCATCAACCTGATGACCACCAACGACGGCGAGCTGATGGACTACATCAACGCTCCTGTCGGCGGCGGCCGGGCGCCGAGCCAGCCGCTCAAACCCCTCATCGCGGTCCCGACCACGACCGGCACGGGCTCCGAGAGCACCACGATCTGCGTCCTCGACGTGCTGTCGCAGAAGGTCAAGACCGGGATCTCGCACGCCCGGCTGCGACCGACCCAGGCCGTCATCGATCCCGAGCTCACGCTCAGCCAGCCGGCCGGTGTGACGGCCTGTGCGGGCATGGACATCCTGTGCCACGCGCTGGAGAGCTACACCGCGCGGCCCTACACGTCGTACGAGCACAAGGAGGCGTCCGAGCGGGTGCCCTACTGCGGCTCCAACCCGATCGCGGACATGTGGTCGGAGAAGGCGATGGAGCTGCTGGCCGGCGCGTTCCGGCGTGCTGTCCGCAACGGTGACGACCGGCAGGCGCGGCTCGATATGGCGATGGCCGCGACCTTCGCGGGAATGGGCTTCGGCAACGCCGGCGTCCACATCCCGCACGCCAACGCCTATCCGATTGCCGGTCAGGTCAAGGGTTTTCGGCCGGCCGACTATCCGCAGGACGAGCCGATGATCCCGCACGGGATGGCTGTGTCGCTGACGGCGCCGGCGGCGTTCCGCTTCACGTTCGAGGCGGCGGAGGACCGTCACCTCAAGGCGGCGCGGCTGCTCGATCCGGACGCCGCCACGACCGACGATCCTGCTGACCAGCTGCCGTCGGTGCTCACGTCGCTGATGCGGGACATCGGGATCCCCGCGGGGATCGGGGCGGTCGGCTACGACGAGGGCGACATCCCGAGCCTGGTCGAAGGCACCATGAAGCAGCAGCGCCTGCTCACCACGTCGCCGCGCCCGGCCACCGAGGATGACATCGCCGCCATCTTCAAGGCGTCGGTCCAGCTCTGGTGA
- a CDS encoding SIS domain-containing protein: protein MTTPGHLMADEIASQPKVLAEVLSSYGEYLTPVLARLRTHDTRAVLLVARGTSDHAALYAKYLIETRLGLPVGLVSTSTYTAYDTKPALEGVVWIAVSQSGGSPDLVASTEAARAGGALTISLTNAETSPLSDATELHLPMLAGDELSVAATKTYTAALLWLWLLVEGWAEGDLSAAAGVPDWVDAAVDLPEVAEVASRYRFVERLVTTSRGFGYPTAREAALKLMETCYLSAHAFSGADLLHGPLAMVDEDRPVVVIAPDGAGGRTLEPVLEQLRTRGADVCLVAPMEVTATSQMRIPLPSGMDERLAPIAQIVPLQQLALQLAVSRHYDPDHPRGLQKVTKTT from the coding sequence ATGACCACACCCGGACACTTGATGGCGGACGAGATCGCCTCTCAGCCAAAGGTTCTCGCGGAGGTGCTGTCGTCGTACGGCGAGTACCTCACCCCGGTCCTCGCGCGGCTGCGGACACACGACACGCGGGCCGTGCTGCTCGTGGCTCGCGGCACGTCGGACCACGCGGCGCTCTACGCGAAGTACCTGATCGAGACCCGGCTCGGCCTGCCCGTCGGCCTGGTGTCGACCTCGACCTACACGGCGTACGACACCAAGCCGGCCCTCGAGGGCGTCGTCTGGATCGCGGTCAGCCAGTCAGGTGGATCGCCCGACCTGGTGGCCTCGACGGAAGCGGCCCGCGCCGGCGGCGCACTCACGATCTCGCTGACCAACGCCGAGACCAGCCCGCTGTCCGACGCCACTGAGCTGCACCTGCCGATGCTCGCCGGTGACGAGCTCTCCGTCGCGGCCACCAAGACCTACACGGCCGCGCTGCTGTGGTTGTGGCTGCTCGTCGAGGGCTGGGCCGAGGGCGACCTGAGTGCGGCAGCCGGCGTACCCGACTGGGTGGATGCGGCGGTCGACCTGCCCGAGGTGGCGGAGGTCGCCTCGCGCTACCGGTTCGTCGAGCGGCTGGTGACGACATCGCGCGGGTTCGGCTACCCAACGGCCCGCGAGGCCGCGCTGAAGCTGATGGAGACGTGCTACCTCTCGGCGCACGCCTTCTCCGGCGCTGACCTGCTGCACGGGCCGCTGGCGATGGTCGACGAGGACCGGCCAGTCGTCGTGATCGCGCCCGACGGCGCGGGCGGCCGCACCCTGGAGCCGGTGCTGGAGCAGCTGCGCACTCGCGGCGCTGACGTCTGCCTGGTCGCCCCGATGGAGGTGACCGCGACCTCCCAGATGCGGATCCCGCTGCCGTCCGGCATGGACGAGCGGCTGGCGCCCATCGCGCAGATCGTGCCGCTGCAGCAGCTCGCTCTGCAGCTCGCGGTGTCGCGGCACTATGACCCCGACCACCCGCGAGGACTACAGAAGGTCACCAAGACGACCTAG
- a CDS encoding ABC transporter permease yields MRQRHDHPARSLLALPAVLALLLLMLPLIALLIRVDWPHLWTHLGTADAGAAVRLSLRTTLTTVVLCAVLGTPLAWLLSRSSGPLLPWLRALVTVPLVLPPVVGGVALLMAWGREGVVGGPLSDWFGWTIPYSWVRVVLAETFVSIPFYVLAVEGAMRSLDRRYDDLAATLGASPLRTFRTVAVPLTLPGIAAGATLAWARALGEFGATITFAGSFPGRTQTAPLAVYQALEIDPDAATALSMVMLIVCVVVLALLRGRWWR; encoded by the coding sequence GTGAGGCAACGGCACGACCATCCGGCCCGCAGCCTGCTCGCGCTGCCGGCCGTCCTGGCGCTGCTCCTCCTGATGCTCCCGCTCATTGCGCTGCTGATCCGGGTCGACTGGCCGCACCTGTGGACCCACCTCGGCACCGCGGACGCCGGCGCGGCCGTACGACTGTCGCTGCGGACCACGCTCACCACCGTGGTCCTGTGCGCCGTGCTCGGCACCCCGCTCGCCTGGCTCCTGTCACGCTCATCGGGTCCACTGCTCCCTTGGCTACGCGCGCTCGTCACCGTGCCGCTCGTGCTGCCGCCGGTCGTCGGTGGCGTGGCGCTGCTGATGGCGTGGGGGCGCGAGGGCGTCGTCGGCGGACCGCTGTCCGACTGGTTCGGCTGGACGATCCCCTACTCCTGGGTGCGGGTCGTCCTGGCCGAGACCTTCGTGTCGATCCCGTTCTACGTCCTCGCTGTCGAGGGCGCGATGCGTTCACTCGATCGGCGGTACGACGACCTCGCGGCCACGCTCGGCGCCTCACCCCTGCGGACCTTCCGGACCGTCGCGGTTCCGCTCACCCTCCCCGGCATCGCGGCCGGGGCGACGCTCGCGTGGGCCCGGGCGCTGGGCGAGTTCGGGGCCACGATCACCTTTGCCGGGTCGTTCCCCGGTCGTACGCAGACCGCCCCTCTCGCGGTCTACCAGGCCCTGGAGATCGATCCAGACGCCGCGACCGCCCTCAGCATGGTGATGCTCATCGTCTGCGTCGTCGTGCTGGCGCTCCTCCGAGGCCGGTGGTGGCGATGA
- a CDS encoding SGNH/GDSL hydrolase family protein: protein MTLSPRPTPDRVWQRFVAIGDSFTEGMSDPSPSDPDSYVGWADRLAFRLAARNSLEDKPFGYANLAIRGRLLADVVGPQVETALALSPDLVSIVGGANDCLRPSVDLDSVADRLEDAVAQVRATGADVILATTADPVDAPVLKRVRGRLAVHAANLWGIGQRQGCYVLDLWTMRPLRDPRMWAPDRIHLTTGGHQRVAAQAAWLLGLPDDGFDWRAPLPPMAAPTKIEAAQANAAWTRTQLTPWVQRRVQGRSSGDGRQPKRPDVAPIPPVSQSPRT, encoded by the coding sequence ATGACGTTGTCTCCTCGCCCCACACCCGACCGCGTCTGGCAGCGGTTCGTCGCGATCGGCGACTCGTTCACCGAGGGCATGAGTGATCCGTCGCCCAGCGATCCGGACTCGTACGTCGGGTGGGCCGACCGCCTCGCATTTCGCCTTGCCGCGCGAAATAGCTTGGAGGACAAGCCTTTTGGGTACGCCAACCTCGCCATCCGTGGTCGGCTGCTCGCCGACGTGGTCGGGCCTCAGGTCGAGACGGCGTTGGCGCTGAGCCCGGACCTCGTGAGCATCGTGGGCGGCGCCAACGACTGCCTGCGACCCAGCGTCGACCTCGACTCCGTCGCGGACCGCCTCGAGGACGCGGTCGCACAGGTCCGGGCCACCGGGGCCGACGTCATCCTCGCGACCACTGCGGACCCGGTCGACGCGCCGGTCCTGAAACGAGTTCGTGGCCGGCTGGCCGTCCACGCCGCCAATCTGTGGGGCATCGGTCAACGACAGGGCTGCTACGTCCTCGACCTGTGGACGATGCGGCCGCTGCGCGACCCGCGGATGTGGGCGCCGGACCGTATCCATCTGACGACGGGCGGCCACCAACGCGTGGCGGCCCAGGCGGCCTGGCTGCTCGGACTGCCCGACGACGGCTTCGACTGGCGAGCGCCACTACCTCCGATGGCAGCACCGACCAAGATCGAGGCAGCCCAGGCGAATGCGGCGTGGACTCGGACCCAGCTCACTCCATGGGTCCAGCGTCGAGTGCAGGGCCGCAGCTCCGGCGATGGCCGGCAGCCAAAGCGTCCAGATGTCGCTCCGATCCCGCCGGTCAGCCAGAGCCCTCGGACCTAG
- a CDS encoding pyridoxal phosphate-dependent decarboxylase family protein, with translation MHGFTDETKALGEDILRYAAERLALDPVPLDSSATKADLDAVAGGAITAKGRGGRPALQLFEEHLALACLSTDHPRYLSFIPCAPTREAAMFDLVVGASSIYAGSWLEGAGAVYAENQALRWIADLVGLPDEAGGSFVQGGTIGNLSALVTARAAAREHAAEGVRPYRIAATVGSHSSIATACRVMDAEQVPVPMNDRMQMTGANLRKVLEDNGPETFFAVVATAGSTNFGVIDDLDSIADVCEEFGIWFHVDGAYGGAGLAAPSVRDKYTGVERCDSFIVDPHKWLFAPFDCCALLYREPALARVAHTQHASYLDVLNDAPDWNPTDYSVGLTRRARGLPFWFSLVANGTDAYTTAIEQTLEITRFAEAEVGRRDYLEVVRDADLSVLVFRRLDWSTQDYHAWSDGLLERQEGFVVPTSHEGETLARFAIVNPRTTREDITAILDSMA, from the coding sequence GTGCATGGGTTCACCGATGAGACCAAGGCGTTGGGCGAGGACATCCTCCGCTACGCCGCCGAACGACTCGCGCTCGACCCGGTGCCTCTCGACAGCTCGGCGACCAAGGCCGATCTCGACGCGGTGGCCGGCGGAGCGATCACGGCCAAGGGCCGCGGCGGGCGACCCGCGCTCCAGCTGTTCGAGGAGCATCTCGCGCTCGCCTGCCTGTCGACCGACCACCCGCGCTACCTATCGTTCATCCCGTGCGCGCCGACCCGTGAGGCCGCGATGTTCGACCTCGTGGTCGGCGCCTCGTCGATCTATGCCGGCTCGTGGCTCGAGGGCGCCGGCGCGGTGTACGCCGAGAACCAGGCGTTGCGCTGGATCGCCGACCTGGTCGGCCTCCCGGACGAGGCCGGCGGCTCCTTCGTGCAGGGCGGCACGATCGGCAACCTGTCCGCCCTCGTCACGGCTCGTGCCGCCGCGCGGGAGCACGCGGCCGAGGGCGTACGCCCCTATCGCATCGCAGCGACCGTCGGCTCGCACTCCTCGATCGCGACCGCCTGCCGGGTGATGGATGCCGAGCAGGTGCCGGTGCCGATGAACGACCGCATGCAGATGACTGGCGCCAACCTGCGAAAGGTGTTGGAGGACAACGGTCCCGAGACATTCTTCGCCGTCGTCGCGACAGCTGGCAGCACCAACTTCGGCGTCATCGATGACCTCGACTCGATCGCTGATGTGTGCGAGGAGTTCGGCATCTGGTTCCACGTCGACGGTGCGTACGGCGGTGCCGGGCTGGCCGCGCCGTCGGTCCGCGACAAGTACACCGGTGTCGAGCGGTGCGACTCCTTCATCGTCGACCCGCACAAGTGGCTGTTCGCGCCGTTCGACTGCTGCGCGTTGCTCTATCGCGAGCCGGCTCTAGCACGCGTCGCGCACACCCAGCACGCGTCGTACCTCGACGTCCTCAACGACGCACCCGACTGGAACCCGACGGACTACTCCGTCGGGCTGACCCGGCGCGCGCGAGGGCTGCCGTTCTGGTTCTCGCTGGTGGCCAACGGCACCGACGCCTACACGACCGCGATCGAGCAGACGCTCGAGATCACGCGGTTCGCCGAGGCCGAGGTTGGCCGACGGGACTACCTCGAGGTCGTGCGCGATGCCGATCTCTCGGTGCTGGTCTTCCGCCGGCTCGACTGGTCGACTCAGGACTACCACGCGTGGTCCGACGGTCTGCTGGAGCGGCAGGAGGGCTTCGTCGTGCCGACCTCGCACGAGGGCGAGACGCTGGCCCGCTTCGCGATCGTCAACCCCCGGACGACGCGCGAGGACATCACCGCCATCCTCGACTCCATGGCCTGA
- a CDS encoding YciI family protein, translated as MTEYLIYFNQQWVGDHDEEWFRGRAPLAKAVVDEMRSAGVYVFAGGLVEDVDEAVTADATSGTVLFTDGPFAESKEHLGGLAVVEVPDLDAAKVWAGKLAVACGWPQEVREFGSHPDAG; from the coding sequence ATGACGGAATACCTCATCTACTTCAACCAGCAGTGGGTGGGCGACCACGACGAGGAGTGGTTCCGAGGACGCGCACCGCTGGCCAAGGCCGTCGTCGACGAGATGAGGTCGGCGGGCGTGTACGTCTTCGCCGGTGGACTGGTCGAGGACGTCGACGAGGCCGTCACAGCGGACGCCACCAGCGGCACGGTGCTCTTCACGGACGGTCCGTTCGCGGAGTCCAAGGAGCACCTGGGCGGGCTCGCGGTCGTAGAGGTGCCGGACCTGGACGCCGCCAAGGTGTGGGCCGGCAAGCTCGCCGTGGCGTGCGGCTGGCCGCAGGAGGTACGCGAGTTCGGGTCGCACCCTGACGCGGGCTGA